The Drosophila bipectinata strain 14024-0381.07 chromosome 2L, DbipHiC1v2, whole genome shotgun sequence genome has a segment encoding these proteins:
- the LOC108130910 gene encoding carboxypeptidase N subunit 2 gives MLPVLLLLVVIAPSWQKNATTVSTNSYVTKAGCEALIKDSNLCECQDQEIKCDNLQLHSNNEQLYGISCSIFDARGYGYIPPLKAGNIGPLNIQNCAIPNAESVKYLISKLGIYNYTELEILNYFDPKKTDRGEVLQQYYSDHENLKKVSIIGFKSTLPANFLERLPALKHLSLKGSSDLPPTILHPLGNLTHLNIVIKNLGKVSGQILAKQSKLRHLMIDCDAKNSSVEMSAFGPKELWHMAELQSVEIFNCGDNVPTELFWKSEQLAYLGIRSNISYISREFLKAQKNLLTLRLERNNIARLPDQLFHNTPLMLEIHLAYNNLDRIQNGLFDKLKNLQVLNLEHNPITTIAPNAFVPIPTAHIYVGKLFKLAKTSAVWARSTNATICEEEFIYGVCMYCKRDEYLDHFSETENCNKPTPKAKDVLARKAYENQLKVMSEHVWKRSKN, from the exons ATGTTGCCAGTGCTGCTTTTGTTGGTCGTGATTGCTCCCTCCTGGCAGAAAAATGCTACAACAGTGAGCACCAACAGCTACGTGACGAAGGCCGGTTGTGAGGCTTTGATCAAGGATTCGAATCTGTGCGAGTGCCAGGATCAGGAGATCAAGTGCGACAACCTGCAGCTTCACAGCAACAACGAACAGTTGTACGGAATCAGTTGCAGTATCTTCGATGCCCGAGGATATGGCTATATCCCGCCCCTCAAAGCCGGCAATATCGGTCCATTGAACATTCAGAATTGTGCCATTCCGAATGCCGAGAGTGTCAAGTATCTGATTAGTAAACTGGGCATTTACAACTATACGGAACTGGAGATCCTCAACTACTTCGACCCGAAGAAAACCGATCGGGGAGAGGTTCTGCAGCAGTACTACAGTGATCATGAGAACTTGAAGAAGGTTTCCATCATAGGCTTCAAGTCCACACTGCCAGCCAACTTCCTGGAGCGACTGCCGGCTCTGAAACATCTTTCCCTGAAGGGTAGTAGCGATCTTCcacccaccattctgcatcccCTGGGTAACCTCACCCACCTGAACATTGTCATCAAGAATTTGGGCAAAGTCTCTGGCCAGATCTTGGCCAAGCAGTCGAAGCTACGGCACCTGATGATCGATTGCGATGCCAAAAATAGTAGTGTGGAAATGTCTGCCTTCGGGCCCAAGGAACTCTGGCACATGGCCGAACTACAATCCGTTGAAATCTTCAACTGCGGCGACAATGTGCCCACGGAGCTGTTTTGGAAATCTGAACAGTTGGCCTACTTGGGCATCAGAAGCAATATAAGCTACATCAGCAGAGAATTCCTCAAGGCCCAGAAGAATCTGTTGACTTTGAGATTGGAACGAAATAATATTGCCCGACTGCCGGATCAGTTGTTCCACAATACGCCTTTGATGTTGGAAATACATTTGGCCTACAACAACCTCGATCGTATTCAGAA CGGTCTCTTTGACAAACTAAAGAACCTTCAGGTGCTGAATTTGGAGCACAATCCGATAACCACTATCGCCCCGAATGCCTTCGTTCCGATACCCACGGCCCACATCTATGTGGGCAAGCTGTTCAAGTTGGCCAAAACGAGTGCGGTCTGGGCCAGGTCCACAAATGCCACCATCTGCGAGGAGGAGTTCATCTACGGAGTGTGCATGTACTGCAAACGGGATGAGTATTTGGACCATTTTTCGGAAACAGAAAACTGCAATAAGCCAACACCGAAGGCCAAGGATGTCCTGGCCCGGAAGGCCTACGAAAATCAGTTAAAGGTTATGTCTGAACACGTCTGGAAAAGGAGCAAGAACT AA